The Pogona vitticeps strain Pit_001003342236 chromosome 3, PviZW2.1, whole genome shotgun sequence genome includes a window with the following:
- the LOC144588164 gene encoding uncharacterized protein LOC144588164: protein MPQMGPSSHRHVCFEREQKMSRLCLKGREGSLISGGRLHDSLEETPHLPVPADSSNSKDHSQANSTQGLCHPGGPILATSTVVPSPPRDSHGRLQVSDDARLALQGLRVHSSPGRGIPSPDRLEDLPEIKEILDKSRKPSTKSLYKYKWDNFVRFASSKDLQTSPVSLRTLLIYLRHLFDLGLSVSTLKVYAAAIVAHQPSGSSSAQLFTHPTVKTFFKGLMNARPPVRAPIPQWSLTLVLNALMKHPFEPMSSCDLKFLSLKTLFLVAITSARRASELAALRSDSPYLQFYKDKVVLFPDISFLPKVVSEFHLNQPISLPTLFSDPSSDTERMLHSLDVKRALSYYVSRTKDFRASHKLFLCYYGSRRGSAASAPALSRWLVSTVVLAYQLSMKDVPEGIRGHSTRSMATSTALLRGVDVPDICRAATWSKVSTFVTHYRLDLRAKKETSFGRAVLTSVLQ, encoded by the coding sequence ATGCCACAGATGGGGCCATCCTCACATAGACATGTTTGCTTCGAGCGAGAACAAAAAATGTCACGCTTATGCCTCAAGGGCAGGGAAGGATCCCTCATCTCTGGGGGACGCCTTCATGATTCCCTGGAAGAAACACCTCATTTACCTGTTCCCGCCGATTCCTCTAATTCAAAGGACCATAGTCAGGCTAATTCAACACAAGGCCTCTGCCATCCTGGTGGCCCCATTCTGGCCACGTCAACCGTGGTTCCCAGTCCTCCAAGAGATAGCCACGGACGTCTTCAAGTTTCCGATGATGCCAGACTTGCTCTCCAGGGACTCAGGGTCCATTCTTCACCCGGACGTGGAATCCCTTCACCTGACCGCTTGGAGGATCTGCcagaaattaaagaaatattagATAAGTCTAGGAAACCTTCTACTAAAtctttgtacaaatacaaatgggACAACTTTGTCCGTTTTGCTTCTTCTAAAGATCTTCAAACATCTCCTGTTTCTTTGAGGACTTTGTTGATCTATTTAAGGCATTTGTTTGACCTTGGTTTGTCTGTTTCAACTTTGAAGGTTTATGCGGCTGCTATAGTTGCTCATCAGCCTTCTGGTTCAAGTTCTGCACAGCTGTTTACTCACCCGACTGTTAAGACCTTTTTTAAAGGACTTATGAACGCTCGCCCACCTGTAAGAGCTCCTATCCCTCAATGGTCTCTGACTCTTGTTCTGAATGCGTTAATGAAACACCCCTTCGAACCCATGTCATCCTGTGATCTCAAGTTTCTCTCCTTAAAGACTCTGTTTTTGGTGGCTATTACATCCGCCAGGAGAGCCTCTGAGTTAGCAGCTCTAAGATCAGATTCGCCTTATCTACAATTCTACAAGGATAAGGTAGTCCTCTTTCCagacatttcctttcttcctaaggtggtgtCTGAATTTCACCTAAATCAGCCCATATCATTGCCAACCTTGTTCTCTGACCCATCCTCGGACACTGAGAGAATGCTGCATTCTTTGGACGTCAAAAGGGCTTTGTCCTATTACGTTTCAAGGACTAAAGACTTTAGGGCTTCCCACAAACTTTTCCTATGCTACTATGGATCACGCAGGGGGTCGGCTGCTTCAGCTCCTGCCTTGTCTAGGTGGTTGGTCTCCACTGTAGTTCTGGCTTATCAGCTATCCATGAAGGATGTTCCTGAAGGTATTCGTGGGCACTCGACGAGGTCAATGGCAACGTCTACTGCTTTGCTCCGAGGCGTCGACGTACCTGATATCTGCAGGGCGGCTACCTGGTCCAAGGTGTCCACTTTTGTCACCCATTACCGGCTTGACCTTCGGGCTAAAAAGGAAACATCCTTCGGAAGGGCTGTCCTCACGTCAGTTCTCCAGTGA